One Arthrobacter sp. StoSoilB19 DNA window includes the following coding sequences:
- a CDS encoding aminoglycoside phosphotransferase family protein has protein sequence MTNPMVSGSAAAVPIPPGLSARYARSSEGRGWLVSLPVLLRDRLEQWQLAVDLPPATLPWNGHGGLVVPVRRHDGSPAALKIAFPHDEATVERHALALWDGRGAVALLASDAGSCAMLLERLDAGRTLADLAMEDAAQVWGGLVRQLGIVPDHRPEWREFGHIAARAEQWSDDLPADWEQLGRPFPRWLLEAALEVCQTRGAVGRRSAHDLLVHTDLHFLNILARPGTDGPPAPAGYAAIDPQPMIGEPEFAVAPLLWNRLGDLPAVQAGPALLSRCNDFSTAAGLDPDVARQWGIAREVDNALWYASHRHPGDLARSLWVASTLAGNTLEGLPHPHALPEPGQGG, from the coding sequence ATGACCAACCCCATGGTGAGCGGCTCCGCGGCGGCGGTCCCCATTCCGCCCGGCCTTTCGGCCCGCTACGCCCGCAGCAGCGAGGGAAGGGGATGGCTTGTCAGCCTTCCGGTCCTGCTGCGGGACCGCTTGGAGCAGTGGCAACTGGCGGTTGACCTGCCGCCTGCGACCCTGCCGTGGAACGGCCACGGCGGCTTGGTGGTGCCGGTGCGCCGGCACGATGGCTCCCCGGCAGCGCTCAAGATCGCTTTTCCCCACGACGAGGCAACGGTGGAGCGGCATGCCCTTGCGCTTTGGGACGGCCGGGGCGCAGTTGCGCTGCTGGCCTCTGATGCAGGGTCTTGCGCCATGCTCCTGGAACGCCTCGACGCCGGCAGGACGCTGGCGGACCTGGCGATGGAGGACGCCGCGCAGGTGTGGGGCGGGCTGGTGCGGCAGCTGGGGATTGTCCCTGACCACCGCCCTGAGTGGCGGGAATTCGGTCACATCGCGGCCAGGGCGGAACAGTGGAGTGACGACCTTCCAGCGGACTGGGAGCAGCTGGGCCGGCCGTTTCCCAGGTGGCTGTTGGAGGCAGCCCTGGAGGTGTGCCAGACGCGCGGCGCGGTGGGACGCCGGTCCGCGCATGATCTGCTGGTCCACACCGACCTCCATTTCCTGAACATCCTCGCGCGCCCGGGCACGGACGGGCCGCCGGCACCGGCAGGTTACGCGGCGATCGACCCCCAGCCGATGATCGGCGAGCCGGAGTTCGCGGTGGCGCCGCTGCTGTGGAACCGCCTTGGAGACCTGCCGGCAGTCCAGGCCGGGCCGGCGCTGCTCAGCCGCTGCAACGACTTCAGCACGGCCGCCGGACTTGACCCCGATGTAGCCCGGCAATGGGGTATCGCCAGGGAGGTGGACAATGCCCTTTGGTACGCGTCGCACCGCCATCCTGGCGACCTGGCCCGGTCCCTCTGGGTTGCCAGCACCCTTGCCGGAAACACCTTGGAAGGCCTCCCGCATCCCCATGCGCTGCCGGAACCCGGCCAGGGCGGCTAA
- the ispG gene encoding flavodoxin-dependent (E)-4-hydroxy-3-methylbut-2-enyl-diphosphate synthase — MTSVSLGMPSAPPPVLAPRRKTRQIKVGSVGVGSDFPISVQSMTTTPTTDINATLQQIAELTASGCDIVRVACPSADDAEALPIIARKSQIPVIADIHFQPKYVFAAIEAGCAAVRVNPGNIRKFDDQVKEIAAAAKDHGTSIRIGVNAGSLEPGILKKYGKATPEALVESAVWEASLFEEHGFHDFKISVKHNDPVIMVAAYEMLAEKGDWPLHLGVTEAGPAFQGTIKSATAFGALLSRGIGDTIRVSLSAPPVEEIKVGNQILQSLNLRPRKLEIVSCPSCGRAQVDVYTLAEQVTAGLEGMEIPLRVAVMGCVVNGPGEAREADLGVASGNGKGQIFVKGEVIKTVPESAIVETLIEEAMRIAEEMGEADGEDAVKGSPVVSVS, encoded by the coding sequence GTGACCTCGGTCAGCCTGGGAATGCCGTCAGCACCACCGCCCGTCCTTGCCCCCCGCCGCAAGACGCGCCAGATCAAAGTCGGCTCGGTAGGCGTGGGATCTGATTTCCCCATCAGCGTGCAGTCGATGACCACCACGCCCACCACGGACATCAACGCCACGCTGCAGCAGATCGCCGAACTCACGGCGTCCGGCTGCGACATTGTCCGCGTCGCCTGCCCGTCCGCCGACGATGCCGAGGCGCTGCCCATCATCGCCCGGAAGTCCCAGATCCCGGTCATCGCGGACATCCACTTCCAGCCCAAGTACGTCTTTGCGGCCATCGAAGCAGGCTGCGCAGCCGTGCGCGTGAATCCTGGAAACATCCGCAAGTTCGATGACCAGGTCAAGGAGATTGCCGCCGCCGCCAAGGACCACGGCACCTCCATCCGCATCGGCGTCAATGCCGGGTCCCTGGAGCCGGGCATCCTCAAGAAGTACGGCAAGGCCACCCCCGAAGCGCTGGTTGAATCAGCCGTCTGGGAAGCCTCCCTTTTCGAGGAGCACGGCTTCCACGACTTCAAGATTTCCGTGAAGCACAACGACCCCGTGATCATGGTGGCAGCCTACGAAATGCTCGCCGAAAAGGGTGACTGGCCCCTGCACCTTGGCGTCACGGAGGCTGGTCCAGCGTTCCAGGGCACCATCAAGTCCGCAACGGCCTTCGGCGCGCTCCTTTCCCGGGGGATCGGTGACACCATCCGCGTGTCCCTCTCCGCGCCCCCGGTGGAGGAAATCAAGGTGGGCAACCAGATCCTCCAATCGCTGAACCTGCGGCCCCGCAAGCTGGAAATCGTGTCCTGTCCTTCCTGCGGCCGTGCCCAGGTTGACGTGTACACTCTGGCTGAACAGGTCACCGCCGGGCTCGAAGGGATGGAAATTCCCCTCCGCGTGGCGGTCATGGGCTGCGTCGTGAACGGCCCCGGCGAAGCGCGCGAGGCTGACCTTGGCGTGGCTTCGGGCAACGGCAAGGGCCAGATCTTCGTTAAGGGCGAGGTCATCAAGACTGTTCCCGAGAGCGCAATTGTTGAGACACTGATCGAAGAGGCTATGCGTATCGCGGAAGAGATGGGGGAGGCCGATGGCGAAGATGCTGTCAAGGGTAGCCCCGTGGTTAGCGTCTCGTAG
- a CDS encoding pyridoxal-dependent decarboxylase: MAHGDDGYTPALAAAAQHAQAWLDSLSHRPVGPSLHASELAAVFGGPLPPAGMPADEVVNFLANAAGPGLMAMPSGRFFGWVIGGTLPAALASDWLVSAWDQNAGLRYATPATAAIEEAAGQWVLELLGLPSTADVGFVTGATMANFTGMAAARRRLLADAGWDLDRDGLFGAPRIRCFVGRERHDTVDLGLRYLGLGQPTQVPADGQGRLVPAALEAALAAGTGPALVCLQAGNLHSGAFDPFTEAIAVARKHGAWVHVDGAFGLWAAAAPELRHLMRGCEEADSWGTDAHKTLNVPYDCGIAIVRDPSALRAAMGLHASYLVHDAEGPGDPFEKVPELSRRARGVPVWAALKSLGRDGVAAQVGGLASAATAIAQGMAALDGVEVLNDVGYTQVCLAFGDDDTTRAVTARIIEEGRVWMSGSRWRDRDILRVSVSNWHTSDDEVAIAVDAVRSALAAVRNS, translated from the coding sequence ATGGCACACGGCGATGACGGGTACACCCCGGCACTGGCGGCCGCAGCGCAGCATGCGCAGGCCTGGCTGGACAGCCTTTCCCACCGCCCCGTGGGACCCAGCCTGCACGCCTCCGAGCTCGCCGCAGTGTTTGGCGGGCCCCTGCCGCCGGCGGGCATGCCCGCCGATGAGGTAGTCAATTTCCTGGCCAACGCAGCGGGGCCGGGGCTCATGGCCATGCCCTCGGGCCGGTTCTTCGGCTGGGTTATCGGCGGGACACTGCCCGCGGCCCTGGCGTCGGACTGGCTGGTCAGTGCCTGGGACCAGAACGCCGGGCTCCGCTATGCAACCCCGGCCACCGCGGCGATTGAGGAAGCCGCCGGGCAGTGGGTCCTGGAGTTGCTGGGCCTGCCTTCGACTGCCGACGTCGGATTCGTCACGGGCGCCACCATGGCAAATTTCACCGGGATGGCGGCCGCCCGCCGGCGGTTGCTCGCCGATGCGGGCTGGGACCTGGACCGGGACGGACTCTTCGGCGCACCCCGGATCCGCTGCTTCGTGGGACGGGAACGGCACGACACCGTGGACCTTGGCCTGCGCTACCTGGGCCTGGGACAGCCCACGCAGGTCCCCGCCGACGGGCAGGGCCGCCTGGTCCCCGCAGCACTGGAGGCCGCCCTTGCCGCCGGCACCGGCCCCGCCCTGGTGTGCCTCCAGGCAGGCAACCTGCACTCCGGCGCCTTCGACCCCTTCACCGAGGCCATCGCCGTTGCCCGCAAACATGGCGCCTGGGTGCACGTTGATGGCGCCTTCGGGCTGTGGGCCGCGGCCGCGCCGGAACTGCGGCACCTCATGCGCGGCTGTGAGGAAGCGGACTCGTGGGGGACGGATGCCCACAAAACCCTGAATGTGCCGTACGACTGCGGCATTGCCATCGTCAGGGACCCGTCAGCCCTGCGGGCCGCCATGGGCCTGCACGCCAGCTATCTCGTCCACGATGCGGAAGGCCCGGGCGACCCGTTCGAGAAGGTCCCGGAACTGTCCCGGCGGGCCCGCGGAGTGCCGGTATGGGCGGCCCTGAAAAGCCTGGGCCGGGACGGCGTGGCAGCCCAGGTGGGCGGACTGGCCTCTGCTGCCACCGCAATCGCCCAAGGCATGGCGGCTTTGGACGGCGTGGAGGTGCTCAACGACGTCGGCTACACCCAGGTGTGCCTGGCTTTTGGCGACGACGACACCACCCGCGCAGTCACAGCCCGCATCATCGAGGAGGGAAGGGTGTGGATGTCCGGCTCACGGTGGCGGGACCGCGACATCCTTCGGGTTTCGGTAAGCAACTGGCATACCTCGGACGACGAGGTGGCCATAGCCGTGGATGCTGTCCGCTCAGCCCTGGCTGCTGTTCGGAACTCCTGA
- a CDS encoding ABC transporter ATP-binding protein, which produces MSHAASTTLDRGGAAGAVVAASLSVKLRRQAVLHSVDFTIPAGRITGLLGPSGSGKTTLMRTIVGAQRIAAGTLEVLGLPAGSPSLRRQVGYVTQSPSIYPDLTVEANVRYFGAMHRKGRADVAEAIDAVGLGAQARRKTADLSGGQVNRVSLACALVAKPRLLVLDEPTVGLDPVLRADLWDRFRAMAESGTTLLISSHVMEEASRCETLLLLREGRLLAQLTPEELGRQGHSANLEQAFLAIIREQENYDAGIPPKRHAGRSGEGARMQQGRSVR; this is translated from the coding sequence ATGTCCCATGCAGCATCCACTACGTTGGACCGCGGTGGCGCGGCCGGTGCGGTCGTGGCCGCGTCGCTCTCTGTCAAACTGCGGCGGCAAGCCGTGCTCCACAGTGTGGACTTCACCATCCCGGCGGGACGGATCACCGGCCTGCTGGGGCCCTCCGGGAGCGGCAAGACCACCCTGATGCGGACCATCGTGGGAGCGCAGCGCATTGCCGCCGGAACCCTCGAGGTGCTGGGGCTGCCCGCCGGAAGCCCGTCCCTGCGGCGGCAGGTGGGCTACGTTACCCAGTCACCCAGCATCTACCCTGACCTCACGGTCGAAGCGAACGTGCGCTATTTCGGCGCCATGCACCGGAAAGGCAGAGCCGACGTGGCTGAGGCGATCGACGCCGTCGGACTTGGTGCCCAGGCCCGCCGCAAGACGGCCGACCTGTCCGGCGGCCAGGTCAACCGGGTATCCCTGGCCTGCGCCCTGGTGGCGAAGCCACGGCTGCTGGTACTGGATGAGCCCACGGTGGGCCTGGATCCCGTGCTGCGCGCGGACCTTTGGGACCGTTTCCGGGCCATGGCGGAGTCAGGAACAACACTCCTCATATCCAGCCACGTCATGGAGGAGGCAAGCCGCTGCGAAACGCTGCTGCTGTTGCGCGAGGGGCGGCTTTTGGCCCAGCTCACGCCGGAAGAGCTGGGCAGGCAGGGGCACAGCGCCAACCTGGAGCAGGCCTTCCTGGCCATCATCAGGGAGCAGGAAAATTACGACGCCGGGATCCCGCCGAAGCGCCATGCCGGCAGGAGCGGCGAAGGGGCAAGGATGCAACAGGGCAGGAGCGTGCGGTGA
- a CDS encoding GNAT family N-acetyltransferase, translating to MLSRVAPWLASRRETPDPAGLSVRTLDGQDTPALKLLAQQDPVANVFILAHLRATGTAAPTSGGAGVIGVFDDGILTGACWAGANLVPVQLDPALAPLVADAANSSGRRYASAFGPAPAVLALNAELAVLGHRAHEVRADQPLMIIDGPPLVQPNRGLDQGNLADFDRILPACAAMFEEEVGYSPYLGGREFYSRRVEGLIRQGHSLVHLNNAREVVFKAELGAVTDDVTQVQGVWMNPIFRGRGLSAGYMSAVVEKARQIAPVTSLYVNGFNTRARSTYERVGFRQVGTFATVLF from the coding sequence ATGCTGTCAAGGGTAGCCCCGTGGTTAGCGTCTCGTAGGGAGACTCCAGACCCTGCGGGGCTTTCTGTCCGCACGCTTGATGGCCAGGACACTCCCGCGCTGAAACTGCTGGCCCAGCAGGACCCTGTGGCCAACGTGTTCATCCTGGCCCACCTGCGGGCCACGGGGACTGCGGCGCCCACCAGCGGGGGCGCCGGTGTGATCGGGGTTTTCGACGACGGCATCCTGACGGGTGCCTGCTGGGCCGGAGCCAACCTGGTTCCGGTCCAGCTTGATCCCGCCCTGGCCCCCCTTGTAGCGGACGCCGCAAACAGTTCCGGCCGCCGGTATGCGTCTGCCTTTGGGCCGGCCCCCGCAGTGCTGGCACTCAACGCCGAGCTCGCTGTGCTGGGCCACCGTGCACACGAGGTCAGGGCTGACCAGCCGCTGATGATCATCGACGGACCGCCCCTTGTCCAGCCCAACCGCGGCCTGGACCAAGGGAACCTCGCCGACTTCGACCGCATCCTTCCCGCCTGCGCCGCCATGTTCGAGGAAGAGGTGGGGTACTCGCCCTACCTCGGCGGCAGGGAATTCTACAGCCGCCGCGTGGAGGGCCTCATCAGGCAGGGACATTCCCTGGTCCACCTCAACAACGCCCGCGAGGTGGTGTTCAAAGCCGAGCTCGGGGCAGTCACCGACGACGTCACCCAGGTCCAGGGCGTCTGGATGAATCCGATCTTCCGCGGCCGGGGGCTGAGCGCGGGCTACATGTCGGCAGTGGTGGAAAAGGCCCGGCAGATCGCCCCCGTGACCAGCCTCTACGTGAACGGCTTCAACACCCGGGCGCGGTCCACCTACGAACGTGTGGGGTTCCGCCAGGTGGGGACGTTCGCTACAGTTCTTTTCTAG
- a CDS encoding YciI family protein: MTVFAVEYVYAANSTDTRNEVRPAHREWTGGLAQDGVIVASGPYGDGAGALLIFKATDEGALNSILKQDPFAAAGVVAGTRITEWSPVTGMLAGIAA; encoded by the coding sequence ATGACAGTTTTTGCCGTTGAGTACGTTTATGCCGCCAACTCCACCGACACCCGCAACGAGGTCCGGCCCGCACACCGGGAATGGACCGGCGGCCTGGCGCAGGACGGCGTCATCGTGGCCAGCGGCCCCTACGGTGACGGCGCGGGCGCCCTGCTGATCTTCAAGGCAACCGATGAAGGCGCCCTCAACTCGATCCTTAAGCAGGATCCTTTCGCCGCGGCCGGAGTGGTCGCCGGAACCCGCATCACCGAATGGTCTCCGGTAACCGGCATGCTGGCCGGGATCGCCGCGTAG
- a CDS encoding proline--tRNA ligase, protein MVIRLSQLFLRTLREDPVDAEVASHKLLVRAGYIRRAAPGIYTWLPLGLSVLRKVEEIIREEMAAIGAQEVHFPALLPREPYEATNRWTEYGEGLFRLQDRKGADYLLAPTHEEMFTLLVKDLYSSYKDLPLSLYQIQNKYRDEARPRAGLLRGREFIMKDSYSFDVDDAGLDASYAAHRGAYLKIFERLGLEVVPVAATAGAMGGSKSEEFLFPTEIGEDTFVRSAGGYAANVEAVTTVVPDDIDFSNAPAAEVLDTPDTPTIETLVAAANQIAPREEADGGAWTAADTLKNVVLAVTLPTGERQLVVIGVPGDRAVDLKRVEANIGAFLPIAGEIGLEQAGEDDLKKQPLIVKGYLGPGLSLDQPLLGSDSATKLLYLVDPRVVSGTTWITGANEAGKHVFGLVAGRDFGWDGVIECTEVRAGDPSPDGSGPLETARGIEMGHIFQLGRKYAEALDLKVLDQNGKQVVVTMGSYGVGVTRAVAALAEANHDDRGLVWPRTVAPADVHVVAVGRGEEIFQAAEKLSAELEDAGLSVIYDDRPKVSPGVKFGDAELVGVPTILAVGRGLVDGVVEIKDRRSGEAENIEVDKAVDYVVNAVRNQ, encoded by the coding sequence GTGGTCATACGACTGTCCCAGCTTTTCCTGCGCACGCTGCGCGAAGACCCCGTCGATGCCGAGGTTGCCAGCCACAAACTCCTGGTCCGCGCCGGCTACATCCGCCGCGCGGCCCCCGGTATCTACACCTGGCTGCCGCTGGGGCTGAGCGTGCTGCGCAAGGTCGAGGAAATCATCCGTGAGGAAATGGCTGCCATCGGCGCCCAGGAAGTCCACTTCCCGGCCCTGCTGCCCCGCGAGCCGTACGAGGCCACCAACCGCTGGACCGAATACGGTGAAGGCCTGTTCCGGCTCCAGGACCGCAAGGGTGCGGACTACCTGTTGGCCCCCACCCATGAGGAGATGTTCACGCTCCTGGTCAAGGACCTGTACTCGTCGTACAAGGACCTCCCGTTGAGCCTGTACCAGATCCAGAACAAGTACCGTGACGAGGCACGCCCGCGGGCAGGGCTCCTCCGCGGCCGTGAGTTCATCATGAAGGACTCCTACTCCTTCGACGTCGACGACGCCGGCCTGGACGCCAGCTACGCAGCCCACCGGGGCGCCTACTTGAAGATCTTCGAGCGCCTGGGCCTCGAGGTGGTTCCGGTGGCAGCCACCGCCGGTGCCATGGGCGGCTCCAAGAGCGAGGAATTCCTGTTCCCCACCGAGATCGGCGAGGATACCTTCGTCCGCTCGGCCGGCGGTTATGCAGCCAACGTCGAAGCCGTCACCACCGTGGTCCCCGACGATATCGACTTCAGCAACGCCCCGGCCGCAGAGGTCCTGGACACCCCGGACACCCCCACCATCGAGACGCTGGTCGCCGCGGCGAACCAGATTGCCCCGCGCGAAGAGGCCGACGGCGGCGCCTGGACTGCGGCGGACACGCTCAAGAACGTGGTCCTCGCCGTCACGCTGCCCACCGGTGAGCGGCAGCTGGTGGTCATCGGCGTCCCCGGCGACCGCGCCGTGGACCTCAAGCGCGTGGAGGCGAACATTGGCGCCTTCCTGCCGATCGCGGGCGAGATCGGACTCGAGCAGGCCGGCGAGGACGACCTCAAGAAGCAGCCGCTGATCGTCAAGGGCTACCTGGGCCCGGGGCTTTCGCTGGACCAGCCGCTCCTCGGATCCGACAGTGCCACCAAGCTGCTGTACCTGGTGGACCCGCGCGTGGTCAGCGGAACAACGTGGATTACCGGCGCCAACGAGGCGGGCAAGCACGTCTTCGGCCTGGTGGCCGGACGCGACTTCGGCTGGGACGGCGTCATTGAGTGCACCGAAGTACGCGCGGGCGACCCCTCACCCGATGGCTCCGGCCCCCTGGAGACCGCCCGCGGCATTGAGATGGGCCACATCTTCCAGCTCGGCCGCAAGTACGCCGAAGCCCTGGACCTCAAGGTGCTGGACCAGAACGGCAAGCAGGTGGTGGTCACCATGGGCTCCTACGGCGTTGGCGTGACCCGCGCCGTTGCCGCGCTGGCCGAGGCCAACCACGATGACCGCGGACTCGTCTGGCCCCGCACCGTAGCCCCGGCCGACGTGCATGTGGTGGCAGTGGGTCGTGGCGAGGAGATCTTCCAGGCTGCCGAGAAGCTTTCGGCAGAGCTTGAGGACGCCGGCCTGTCCGTCATCTACGACGACCGCCCCAAGGTGTCGCCGGGCGTGAAGTTTGGCGACGCTGAGCTGGTTGGTGTGCCCACCATCCTGGCCGTGGGCCGCGGCCTGGTGGACGGCGTGGTGGAAATCAAGGACCGCCGCAGCGGGGAAGCCGAGAACATCGAGGTGGACAAGGCCGTGGACTACGTGGTTAACGCCGTTCGAAACCAGTGA
- a CDS encoding ABC transporter permease, with product MMLATARRVLSQLRHDHRSIAMILVVPALLLTAVYFLYENESVPPGAPRTFDRVGLMMLAIFPFVVMFLVTSITMLRERTSGTLERLLTTPVHKADLLFGYGVAFSLMAALQSLVATAVAYWIFGLDIAGAPGYVVLIAVINAVLGVALGLFCSAFARTEFQAVQFMPVVVVPQILLCGLFVARDRMNDVLEAISNVLPLTFSVDALQEVASHAEATGRLWQDAGTMAAISFGVLVLAAFTLRRRTP from the coding sequence ATGATGCTCGCGACGGCACGCAGGGTGCTCAGCCAGCTCCGCCATGACCACCGCAGCATCGCCATGATCCTGGTGGTCCCGGCACTGCTGCTCACAGCGGTGTACTTCCTCTACGAAAATGAGTCAGTCCCGCCAGGCGCGCCACGCACGTTCGACCGCGTTGGCCTGATGATGCTGGCCATTTTTCCGTTCGTGGTGATGTTCCTGGTCACCTCGATCACCATGCTTCGGGAGCGCACCTCCGGAACCCTGGAGCGGCTGCTGACGACGCCCGTCCACAAGGCCGACCTGCTGTTCGGCTACGGTGTGGCCTTTTCCCTGATGGCCGCCCTGCAGTCCCTGGTGGCCACGGCTGTGGCGTACTGGATTTTCGGGCTCGACATCGCGGGCGCCCCGGGTTACGTTGTGCTGATCGCTGTGATCAACGCCGTCCTGGGGGTGGCCCTTGGCCTGTTCTGTTCGGCGTTCGCCAGGACCGAGTTCCAGGCGGTCCAGTTCATGCCGGTGGTGGTGGTGCCGCAGATCCTGTTGTGTGGGCTGTTCGTGGCGCGGGACCGGATGAATGATGTGCTGGAAGCGATCTCCAATGTGCTGCCCCTGACTTTTTCCGTGGATGCCCTCCAGGAGGTGGCGTCCCACGCGGAGGCGACCGGGCGGCTGTGGCAGGACGCGGGCACCATGGCGGCCATCTCCTTTGGTGTCCTGGTCCTCGCCGCCTTCACGCTGCGGCGGCGGACTCCGTGA
- a CDS encoding TetR family transcriptional regulator, with amino-acid sequence MKLSRPATGPEGPDAFPVRRGRRGGATESREHILDAARKLFAEHGFEGTSLRQVARAAGVDPGMVHHFFKGKDELFALSVELPADPEQVLAGMSDSDPAQRAELIVRTVLRLWESPAQAGLLAFLRGTIGSKAKTALLRETVTRRVITRIMAAVPGTPEEVALRGSLVATQVVGLMMVRYVVRLEPLASAAPEDVVRLVAPAVQRYLTGPLS; translated from the coding sequence GTGAAGCTGTCCCGTCCTGCAACCGGTCCGGAGGGCCCTGATGCGTTTCCGGTCCGCAGGGGCCGGCGGGGCGGCGCCACGGAGTCCCGGGAGCACATCCTCGACGCCGCCCGGAAGCTCTTCGCCGAGCACGGCTTCGAGGGAACCAGCCTGCGGCAGGTGGCCCGCGCCGCAGGGGTGGATCCGGGAATGGTCCACCACTTCTTCAAGGGCAAGGATGAACTCTTTGCCCTCAGCGTGGAGCTGCCGGCCGACCCGGAACAGGTGCTGGCGGGCATGTCGGACTCGGACCCCGCCCAGCGGGCGGAACTGATCGTCCGCACGGTGCTCCGCCTCTGGGAGAGTCCCGCGCAGGCCGGCCTGCTGGCCTTCCTTCGCGGGACGATCGGGTCCAAGGCCAAAACGGCACTCCTGCGGGAAACGGTGACCCGCAGGGTGATCACCAGGATCATGGCAGCTGTTCCCGGGACGCCTGAAGAGGTGGCGCTGCGCGGAAGCCTGGTGGCCACCCAGGTGGTGGGCCTGATGATGGTGCGTTACGTGGTCCGGCTGGAGCCGCTCGCGTCCGCAGCCCCCGAGGACGTGGTGCGGCTGGTCGCGCCTGCTGTCCAGCGGTACCTCACCGGGCCCCTGTCCTGA
- a CDS encoding TSUP family transporter — protein MISGFESIQPATIILIVVAGFAAGWVDAVVGGGGLIQLPALLLVPGIAPVQALATNKMGSIFGTATSAATYYRRVGPDLRTAIPMAVIALAGSFGGASLAATLPAGVFKPIIVVALVAVALFTALKPGVGELTALRHDGHKHYVVACLIGAVIGFYDGLIGPGTGSFLVIALVSAMGYAFLEASAKAKIVNMATNAGALLFFLPHGSILWGIGLLLGGANMAGGYLGARTAVQQGSKFVRIVFLVVVAALIIKLGYDVWQENFA, from the coding sequence GTGATTTCCGGCTTCGAATCGATCCAGCCTGCCACCATCATCCTGATCGTGGTGGCTGGATTCGCAGCCGGGTGGGTTGACGCGGTGGTGGGCGGCGGGGGGCTTATCCAGCTTCCCGCGCTGCTCCTGGTACCCGGGATCGCACCCGTCCAGGCGCTGGCCACCAACAAGATGGGCTCCATCTTCGGAACCGCCACCAGCGCCGCCACCTACTACCGGCGGGTGGGCCCGGACCTCCGGACCGCCATCCCCATGGCAGTGATAGCCCTGGCGGGCAGTTTCGGCGGGGCGAGCCTTGCCGCCACCCTGCCGGCCGGGGTATTCAAGCCCATCATCGTGGTGGCGCTGGTCGCCGTCGCGCTGTTTACCGCCCTGAAACCCGGGGTCGGTGAGCTGACGGCGCTGCGGCACGACGGCCACAAGCATTACGTCGTTGCCTGCCTCATCGGGGCAGTGATCGGCTTTTACGACGGCCTCATTGGCCCGGGGACGGGATCCTTCCTGGTCATCGCCCTGGTGTCAGCCATGGGTTACGCGTTCCTGGAGGCCAGCGCCAAGGCCAAGATCGTGAACATGGCCACCAACGCCGGCGCACTGCTGTTCTTCCTGCCGCACGGATCCATCCTGTGGGGCATCGGCCTGCTGCTCGGCGGAGCCAACATGGCCGGCGGCTACCTTGGCGCCCGCACGGCAGTGCAGCAGGGGAGCAAGTTTGTCCGCATTGTCTTCCTGGTGGTTGTTGCGGCCCTGATCATCAAGCTCGGCTACGACGTCTGGCAGGAAAACTTCGCCTGA